The DNA sequence TTCATTCATCTTTTATCACCTCTAGCGTGATTACGTCGTTGGTATATATGCAGATCTCCGATGCTATCTGCAGGGACCTCTTTGCTATTTCACTTGCGCTCATATCGGAAACCTGCAAAAAAGCCCTTGCGGCAGCCAAGGCATAACCGGCTCCAGACCCTATGGAGGCTACATCATCGTCAGGTTCCAAGATGTCTCCGGCCCCGGAAAGCAAAAGCGTTTGATTCCGGTCAGCCACAAGCATTAAAGCCTCCAGCCTTCGCAGGGCCTTGTCGGTACGCCACTCCTTAACCAGATCAACCGCTGCACGCATCAAGTTTCCGCTATGGCTTTGCAGATACTTCTCGAAACGCTCGAGCAAAGTCATGGCATCTGCCGTACTTCCCGCAAATCCCGCCAAGACATTTCCACCGCTCAAGCGTCTGACTTTTTTTGCCCCGCTCTTTATGACCTGGGTTTCCAAAGTGACCTGCCCGTCACCGGCCATCGCCACCTCTTTTTCCCTTCTAACACAGATGATAGTGGTGCCCTTAAACATTACCTTCATCCCTCCCTCTCGGGTGAGCATTCGCGTAACTTTTTTTCAGCTGATCGTAGCTTATCTTGAGATATCTTTGGGTGGTCACTAAGCTCTGATGACCAAGCAATTCCTGCAATACCCGCAACGACGCTCCCCCCTCTAACATGTGGGTAGCAAAACTGTGGCGAAGGACATGAGGGCTTACGCCCACAAGCCCGACCCGCCTTGCCGCTCTAGCCACTACCCTATGTACGGTCCTAACGGCAATGCGCTCGCAGTCCTCCCCGGGGAAAAGCGGGCCACTGTTTTTGCCGGAAAGCCTTTGCCATTCCGCCAATGCCCCCTGGGCAAACCTTCCCATGGGAACCAATCGCTCTTTCTCGCCCTTGCCCTTTACGCGCAGCCATCTTTCCTCCATATCGACGTCTTCCCAATCCAGAGCTACCAGCTCAGCCACCCTCAAGCCACTTCCGTAAAGAAGCTCAAGTATCGCCCTGTCTCGGACTTTATTCTTGCCGGAAGGGCCCTTTTCAAGCATTGACTTGACATCTTCATAGGCCAAGGCCCTGGGAAGCCTCTTCGGTTCCTTTGGTCCCCGCACGTTCTTGGACGGGTCTGAAGTTATATATCCGCCTTGCAGCAAAAACTTCATCCAGCTTCGTAGGGACGACATCTTTCTTAAGGCGGAACTTTTGGAGTAGCCGTAGGCTAAAAGCTCCCTCAAAAATCCCCTCACATGCGATTGATCTATCCCTCGAACGTCTTCTATGCCTTCGCCCAAAAGGTAGTCCACAAACTGCGACAGGTCGACGGCATAGTTGATGACCGTATTGTCCGTCCTTCCGCCGGCATACTTAAGATGCTCTAAAAAGGAATCCACCAATGTAGAAATATTTTCGCTCATATGTGAATTATATCATATTCTTTAAAAATAAAAGTGTATTCTGACTAATTAAGCTTTTTCAGTAAATCTTAACTTTATGATTTCTTACACATAATACCACTAAGCTTTACAGGGGAGTACTAAAGTCAACTTAATCTATTTGCCAGATCGCATGATGCTTTAACAAAACACATCCTGGCGCGCCTTCATGAAGGCTTCAAGTTCGCTCAATGCTTTGCCGGCTATCAACTCGCAGCGTTTCCTCTTGTCCTTTATCTTTTTAGGCAGCGGCGGAAACAGTCCCAGATTTATGTTCATGGGCTGGAAACCTGAGGGGTTTGCGTTCTTCATATACCAAAGAAGCGAGCCTATGGCAGTATTCCTCGGCCACGACAGGAGAGGAAGTCCATTGATGACGCAGAACAAATTCAAAGCAGCGACCAACCCCATCGCTGTGCTTTCGATGTAACCTTCAACTCCAACGATCTGACCCGCCATGAAGATGTCGTCAAAGCCCTTTATCCTCAACCACTCGTCCAATACTGCCGGGGCATTGACGTAGATATTCCTGTGCATCACGCCGTATCTTGCAAACTCCGCTTCCTCAAGGCCCGGTATGAGACGAAAAACCCTGTCCTGCTCCGACCACTTAAGGTTCGTCTGAAATCCGACCATGTTGTAGAGCCTGCCATATCTGTCGTCCTGGCGCAGCTGAACTACGGCATAAGGCTCACGCCCGGTCTTGGGATCTGCAAGACCAACGGGCCTCATTGGCCCAAACCGAAGGGCATCCCGTCCCCTTTTGGCTATCACCTCTACCGGCAAGCATCCTTCGAAGAAATGTTCTTCCTCGAAGTCATGCCTCATCGCCACTTCGGCGTTGACGAGTGCCTCGTAAAACTGCTCATATTCCTCCTCATTCATTGGACAGTTTATATAGTCCTCGCCGTAACCATAACGGCTTCCGAAGAAGGCAACGCCCATATTTATGGTCTCCCGCAGTACCACGGGAGCAACGGCATCGTAAAAATATAGGAAATCCTCGCCAAGCATATCCCTCAGGCACGAGGCCAGTGCGGTCGATGTTAAGGGACCACTCGCTATTATCGCAGGACCTTCGCTTAAATGGGTGACCTCTTCCGTGACGACCTCGATTGAGGGCATCGATCGTATGGTTGACGTTACCTCCTCGGAAAAGGCCTCCCTATCGACAGCCAGGGCCCAACCGGCCGGAACCTTGTGCCTATCCGCACAGGCCAATATTAAGCTATCGAGTTTTCTCATCTCGGCCTTAAGGATGCCGGCAGGGCTTGATAACATATCGGAGCCAAGCGAATTGCTGCATACTAGCTCGGCGAGTTTCGACGTCTTATGGGCGGGCGTAAACGCCTTTGGACGCATCTCAAAAAGCCTAACTTTCGCGCCCCTTCGTGCGAGCTGGTAAGCCGCTTCGCTCCCGGCAAGGCCGCCTCCTATTATGGTCACCGCTACGTCATTTTTCGCCGACCGCTCCGGCGTCATCGATTACTTCCTCCTTCTCATATCCACAATTGGCACATTTGATCGCTTTCCTCTTTACCACAAAGGGGCCGCCGCATTTGGGACAAATCTCGCCTGTGGGCTTGTTCCAACTGACAAAGTTGCATTTAGGATATCTGGAGCATCCGTAAAAAGGTCTTCCGCTTTTGGAACGAAGCATCACAACCTTGCCTTCCCTGCATTGCGGACAGCTTATATCCAAGCTATTTTTGAAGTTCCTGGTGTACTTGCACTCGGGAAATGCCGAACAGGCGATGAACTTACCGTAACGACCGTGCTTTACGACTAGCTGTGCCCCACACTTGGGACATGTTTCATCGATCGTTTCAACCGGCACCTCGACACGGGCAACGCTCTCGGTGCTTTTGAGGATATCTGAGAAATGGTTCCAAAATCCCTTAACGACAGCAAGCCACGGCATCTCTCCTCTTTCGACCTTGTCGAGTTCCTCTTCCATCTTGGCAGTAAATTCCACATCGATTATCGATGGAAAGTGCTTGACCAAAAACGAATTGACAGTGACGCCAAGCTCAGTGGGAAAGAGCTTTTTGGCTTCATCCTTTTCCACGTAATGCCTATCGTAGAGGGTCTGTATGATGGTGGCATACGTCGACGGACGACCTATCCCCTTCTCTTCCATGACCTTTACTAAGCCTGACTCAGTATATCTGGACTGCGGCTTCGTGAATTTTTGTTCTTTCTCTAACTTCATCAACTTAAGCTCCTCGCCAACCGCAGCCTCGGGCAAAACTTCCTCCTTCATGTCGAGCGGCCAAAGCTTGCTCCACCCCTCGAATATCAAGGTCACTCCGCTTTGCTTCAGGGTATATGGGCCTGCCTGGACCTCGATATTGGTCCTGGCAACGACAGCCGGTGCCATTTGGGAGGCCAAAAAGCGACTCCATATCAACTCGTACAATGCCTTTTGGTCCTTTGTCAAATGCGGGGCTATCTCATCGGGCTCTAGCCTTACGTTCGTGGGCCTGATCGCCTCATGGGCATCCTGGGAGCGCTCCTTCGACACATACTGATGTGGACTATCGGGCAGAAATTTATCGCCGTACCTCTCTTCTATGCACTGACGGGCCATAGATATGCCCTCAGGAGCTATACGCAGGCTATCCGTGCGCATGTAAGTGATGAGGCCCACGGGGCCATGTCCCGGAAGGTCGACGCCCTCATATAAGCTCTGGGCTATGCGCATGGTCTTTTGGGGGGTAAACCCCAACCGCCTCGCTGCTTCCTGCTGTAATGTGCTAGTTTTAAATGGCGGCAGCGGATTTCTTTTGCCTTCCTTCACGTCAAATTTCGATACTTTATACGAAGCAGAAAGCAGGTCGTTATATATCGCCTGTGCGTCAAGGGCATTGGTGATCCTGATATTCTTGCCGTCCTTTTTTGCCAATTTCAGAGTAAATTGTCCATTATTGCCCCTTACCAAAGCAGAGATAACCCAGTACTCCTCGGGGATGAATGCCTTAATCTCATCTTCCCTCTCGCAAATGAGCCTCAAGGCTACCGATTGAACCCGTCCTGCCGAAAGGCCTGATTTGACCTTCTTCCAAAGCAAAGGGCTCAAGCTATATCCCATCAGCCTGTCGACCAACCTCCGCGCTTGCTGGGCGTTGACCTTGTCCATATTAATGATCTCAGGCCTGCTCACTGCTTCCTTTACGGCTCTCGGGGTGATCTCGTACATGCGTATCCTGCAGGGAGTATCCTCCGGAATGGACAGCAAATGTGCTAAATGCCAGGCGATTGCTTCCCCTTCTCTGTCGGGGTCAGAGGCAAGTAGAACCCTTTCGGCCTTTTGCGCTGCCTTTTTTAGATCCCTGACTATGGGCCCCTTGCCCCTCACCAGAATGTATTCCGGCTCAAAGTCTCTATCTATATCTATGCCGATCCTGCTTTTGGGCAAATCCCTCACGTGTCCATTGCTCGCCTTAATGTCGTATTTGCGACCCAGTATCTTTTTTAAGGTCCTTGCTTTAGTAGGAGATTCGACTATCACTAGAGTTTTATCTGACACCTCATTCACCTTCCGTCATCTCGTTGATTACCCATCTGCCCGGACCACTCATCGCAACTAGCCCATGCAGCTTCAGTTTTCCAAGACATTCCAAGACCGAGGCAGGCGTCATTTTACATTCTCCGGCGATATTGTCAACAGTCCTATCTCCCCTTTCCTTTAAGATCTTATAGATTTGCCCTTCCTCGGGGCTTAAGATTGCAAGCTTGTCTTCCTCAGAGCTTACCAGAAAACCCTGTGGCGAACCTTTCATCAAATAAATGAAGGAATCCACGTCTACAAGCGGGTAGGCGCCATCGAATATGAGCAGGTTAGAGCCCTTGGCGACGCCTTCGTCTATCCTTCCCGGCACGGCCCAAGTCTCTATGCCGTGTTCCATTGCAATTCGCCCGGTTATCATAGCTCCGCTTTTCAGGGGAGCCTCGACGATGATCGCTACATCCGCCAATCCCACTATTATCCTGTTACGCTGCGGGAAGTTCCAGGGCATCCCCTTCGTTCCCAAGGGATATTCCGATACGAGTGCGCCCCTTTCCTTGATCTTCTCAAAAAGCGGGCCGTTTTTGGCCGGATAGAATTGGTCAACGCCGGTCCCAAATACGGCCATGGTGATGCCTTCAGCTTTTATGGATCCTTCATGGCATGCTTCGTCTACGCCAAAGGCACCGCCGCTTATCGTCGTAAAGCCCTCGCGACCCAGTCTAACCCCGAGTAAACTTGCAATGCGTCGTCCGTAGTTGCTGCAGCGCCTAGTTCCGACGACGGCCACAGCCTTACCTGGTGTTTTTTGATTGCCCCACCAATAGAGCAGCAACGGAGGGGTAGATAGGCGACATAAAGAAGAAGGATAACTGTCATCGCCGAAGGCCAGTAAGTCGATCCCCATATTTTTACATGCCTCGAACTCCTTTAAATGCAACCCCCTGGACAGGACTTCGTACCACTTCGCCATTACCTTTTCGGAGCTTGTAAAAGATTTAAGCAGAGATGGCGTGCTTAACAAATCACCGGGAAGGAGCGACTTTAAGCGCAGGGATTGAACGAAATTGCCATCAAAATACCTTAGGAAATTAAGGGCAATAAAGGCCAATAAATTCTCATCTTTCAAGGACAGTCCCTCCCCTATAGGTCAATGCTTCGGCCAAGTGGGCATCTCGCACATTCTTTTCACCGGCCAAATCAGCTATGGTTCGGGCTATTTTAAGCACTCTGCTTAAGCCTCTCCCCGTCAAATTAAAATTGACACCTACAGATTTGATGAACATCTTAGCCTCTCTCGTCAATCCAAGGTGCCTTTTGATCATCTTTTCGGATAATTCTGCGTTGTAGTTGATGCCGAAGGGATGCCATCTCTCAAGTTGAATGGCTCTGGCCGCCATCACTCGCTTTTTCACGGAAAGGCTATTTTCCGCATCTCCGCCAAGTTCCAGCAACTCTTCAGGAGTAAGCCGCGGCACCTGCAAATGAATGTCTATCCTGTCCAATATTGGGCCGGAAAGCTTTTTCGCGTATCTGTCTATATCGCTTGGCGAACAGCTGCAACTTTTTACGACATCCCCAAGATACCCGCAGGGGCAAGGATTGCAGGCCGCCACCAGCAATACGGAGGCCGGATAAGTAACTGTACCCGAAGCCCTGCTAACGGTTATGCTTCCGTCCTCCAAAGGTTGACGTAGGGATTCAAGCACATCTCTCCTGAATTCCGTTATCTCGTCCAAAAACAAGACGCCTCTATGCGCGAGGCTTAACTCTCCAGGTTTAAGATCAACCCCGCCTCCGCAAATGGCGACAACGCTTGCAGTGTGGTGCACCGCCCTAAAGGGCCTTGTTCGATCAACGTTAAGATGCATGCCCCGTGCGCTCCTAATCCTCATCACCTCTATGAGCTCATCGTCAGATAAGGGAGGCAGGATGCCACGGATAGCCCTTGCCAACATGGTCTTGCCCGATCCCGGTGAACCAACAAAAATGACGCCATGGCTTCCTGCAGCTGCAATCTCTAAGCCCCTCTTTGCCGCAGCCTGGCCTCTTATGTCGGCAAAATCGGGCTCTATCGCCAAATCTTTAGCCTCAGGCAGGGCAAAGTCCAACTTTTGCAGGGGGCGTTCACCCCTTAAATGGTAAAACAGTTCGGCGATGTTGGAACAGGCATAAGCCTCAACTCCCTCAACCATCGACACGTCCACTGCGTTTCCCCTTGGCGCAAAGAGTGGAAGCCCCATTTGTCGGGCCAAAAAAGCCGCAGGGACTCCGCCTCTTACTTGGCGCAACCTTCCATCCAAGGCGAGCTCGCCCATAAAAATGCCGCCTACGCCTTCGGGGATAAAACCGGCCTCCCTGGCTATGCCCACAGCGATGGGCAGGTCCAGCAGGGAACCCTCCTTGGGCAGATCTGCGGGAGCCAGGTTAACCGATACGTGCCCCTTGAGCTTTATGCCCAGGGTGCCTAGGGAAATTCTCACCCTTTCCCGGGCTTCCTTTATTGCAGTATCCGCCAAACCAACTATGGAGATGGAAAAAAGACCCCCCGTAAGGCAAACTTCCACCTCCACGGGAAGGGCATCTATGCCCTTAAGCGTAAGCCCGTAAATACGACTCATCTACATCATCCCTAACGTAATGTTTTTGACGTATTCCCAGCCATATCCTCCGACATCTTCAGGCTTCAAGGTTATGCCTAAAATATCTATCCTCCACGGGCCTTCCCACTCCAGCTGCTCCACCAATGCCCTTCCGGCACGAATGAGCGATTTGATCTTTCGAGGCCCTACGCTTTCTATGGGGGATTGAACATCGCATCTGGAGCGCACCCTGACCTCGACGATCACGAGCTCGTCGTCATCCAGGGCCACAATGTCAAGCTCCCCCCTTCGAAAGGTCGCATTTCTCTTCAGGATGCGGTAGCCCATTTGCGAAACTATCGAAGATGCAACGTCCTCGCCCCAGTTCCCTATATCCTTACGGGACATTTCCCCCATCTGCTCCGCCTCTCCTTCCCATGTCGACATTGTGAAGGAAGACCAATATTCGCGCAACGGCAAGGTAAGCTTCCTCGGGTATTTCCTCTCCCAAGCCAACGCCCAAAAGAACGGCAACCAAGGTAGGATCCTCGACTATGGGAATTCCTGCCTTTTTGGCCTCGTCCAGGATCTTTTCCGCTATCACCCCTCGCCCCGAAGCTACTACTTTGGGCGCATCGTCGATTTTTCTGTCGTAACGCAAAGCAGCGGCTTTCCTGATCTCTTTATTCCTTTTGTCTTCCATCATGCCTTCGCCTCAAACCCAAAATACATCGTTTCCTTAACGTCCCTTATCTGACCCAAGTTGATGTAGGCTAACTTTATTGGCAACTCGGAAAGCGCCGCGGCAAGCGACGGCAAGTCCCTTGAAAGCAATGCAGTCACCTCTTCGGATTTGGAGCGCAACGTCACGCCGTAGGAGTTTGCGTCGAAGACCAGTTCGCCCTCGATCAAGCCGACATTGACGCCCTCAAAATGAAATATCAGTCGAATTACCTTCTTGGGTGTCTCTTGGGATGTAACCCAGACCCTTATGTTTTCGCCGTCCTTTAGGCAAAAGCGAAGGGGAATGAAGTGATAGGGATATATCACGTCTTTTAACGGGCGAGACAGCAACGCGAGGGATCTTGCGTAAAGGCCTTCTTCACGGTCGCTTTGAAGGACATTCTCCATATCCCTATTGTTTTTCAGCTTTTCCCTTACCGAGCCAAAGTACCTTTTTATCTGATCGTCAGTCAAATTGAAGTACCAAAAAAGAACCTTCACGTAAGATTCGTCCAAGGGCATGCCTCTGGCATAAAGCTCCACGAGCATGGGCAATTTATCCAAGTCAAGTCCGGACTTGACTAAGAAAGAAGACAGCTTCTTCACCAGGTCATCCGTAACGGGAAGCTGTCTTTCGATCAAGGCATTTACGATGACCCTTTCATTGTCGTTTAGCCTCTCGTATGAGGAGAGTTCTTCCGGCTTTAGTTTCAGTACGGGTGGCATGCTCGTGGAATCCCATATGCCGGTAAAGCGATCTCCTACTGCCAGATTAAGCGAAGAGACGGCAAACATCCTTTGGCCCCATATTTCTACGATATAGCCGTCCCCTTTGACCTCAAGCACCACGCCCCTAACCAAAGAACCGTTCGGAATGGAGGTTAACGAACGCCCGGAGAGCGCCTGTTGGTCCTGAAATTTTATCGATTCAGGTCCCTGCATGTTCAAGGCCATAGATGCTAAACTTCCTTCCATCTAAATGTCTTTCTGTGGATCGGAGATGGCCCCATCGCCATCAATGCCCTTCTGTGCTCCACTGTGGGATAGCCCTTGTGGGATGCAAAGCCGTAACCCGGATACAACCTGTCGTAGATCTCCATTACCTTGTCTCTTATGACCTTCGCAATTATGGAAGCCGCACTTACGACCAGGATGTGTTTATCCGCCTTCGGTATCGCCCTTTGAAGGTAGGGCACACCCGGAACGGCAAAACTGCCATCGACGATGACGACATCGGGGACGACAGGCAAACCACAAATGGCCTTTCCCATGGCCCACAGGGTAGCTTGCAATATATTATCCCTATCTATGCGGTTTGGACTTGCGGCCTGGACCTTATAGATGATATCTCTGCTTGCAAGCTCTTCGAACACCTTCTCCCGCATCCTGGGAGATAGGGCCTTTGAATCTCTTACGCCAAGTTGCTTTAAAGCATACACATCATTGCGATCAATCGCTACGGCTGCCGCCACTACAGGACCAGCCAAAGGCCCTCTTCCCGCTTCGTCGACACCTACGATAATCATCCTTGTGGCAACTCCAAGGTAAAGGGGCCTAATTTCCCTGTCGCAAAGCTTTCAAGCAAAAATCGGCCGGCCCTCTCAAAGTCAGCTTTACCTCCCGGCAGAAGGGCTCCGATCCTACGGGCTAAAGCTGCTAAACACTCTTCGGCCTTTACTTCCTCATCTGCAGCAATCGATAACCTCTCCAGCAATCTGGGCATAAGCCCGAGCGAACGCAAAAATTCAAAAAGCTGCATCGACAAGGTCTCATAATCTCCTATGACGTCCACCCTAAGGCAACCAAGCCATGCTAGGATCATATTAGTTTGCCTGTCAGCCTTTGGGTCCAATATGCCCGGAGAATCCAACAGGAGTAACCCATTTGCCCTATACCAGGAGACGCCCTTGGTTATGCCGGGAATTCCTCCTACCTTCGATGCCCTTTTGCCAAGCAGGGCATTTAGCAGCATGGACTTGCCGACATTAGGTATGCCCACTATGGCAACTCTCAATTCCCTCCATTTAGGCTTATGTCCGCTGAGCCCAAACAGCTTTCCGCGCAAACCTCCAGGAATTCCCGATCTTAAATTGGCGGCAAAGGCAGGCATACCACAAGACGACAACTCTTCGATCCAAAGCTTCGTCTTGTCATCTTCGGCCAGATCTTTCTTGCTCAAAACCACACAGACCGGCTTAAGTTTGGCTAAATCATGAATCAACGGGGATGAACTCGATCTTGGAGCCCTAGCGTCTCTAACTTCCACGAAGACATCGACCTGGGAAGCCAATTCCTTAAGCCGTTTTTTCCCCTTTTCCATATGGCCCGGATACCAAACGGTCCTGGGCATCATTTAAGCACTCCTATCCTGCTCAAGGGCCAATAGCGGAAAAAGGCCGGCCCCCGCAAGTAGTTTTTGGGAACGAACCCCCAAAATCTGCTGTCCTGAGAGTTGGGGCGATTATCGCCCATCATGAAATACTGCCCTCGCGGAACAGTGACCTTCTCCATGCTCAAGAAATCCCTATTTTTCACGTAGGGCTCCTCCAGAGGCGAATCATTGATGTAAACTACCCCATTTTTTATCTCAATCGTCTCTCCAGGAAGGGCGATCAAGCGCTTCACGAAATCCCTGGTCGGATCCATGGGGTATTTAAAGACCACTACCTGTCCCCTTTTCGGCTCGGTAAAATGATACCAAAACTTGGCCACCAATACCCTATCGCCGGGCATGAGCGTAGGTATCATTGATCCACTAGGTATCCAGAAGGCCTGAACCACGAAAGTCCTAAGCACCAATGCCAAGACTAAGGCCCATATCAATGTTTCGACAAGTTCTTTCCACCACGGTTTCATCCTAAAAACGCCCCCTGCAAGCAAATTGCTCAGTTTTCATCACATGCATGTCTTTATAACCCCATTTAGCATTCAAAATCAAGAGGAAAGAGTCATTTATCGGGAGGATGTTTTCTGACCGTTATATAACAGTAGGGGGATATGATTATATAACCCAGGGATTTGGCGCTTCCCTTCGATCCGTTTGTCACCTTTATGGTCACCCCAGGGGAAAGGGTGTGCCACTGAGGTGAATAGACCGAAAAGCTTTCCGAAGCGCTCATGCCCCTAAAATAACACCCTCCACAGGAGTCAAAGACATCTTCCTCCAGCGTGTCCAGCCACTGAACGTACAACTTGCTCGTGGAAGCCGAACGGGTAGTGTATTTCAACATGAAGGGCCTGCCAGTTTGGCATGCCTCTATAAAGGTCCCCTGAAGCCAGGCATGCGCCTTCTTCAATTCGATGATGGCAAAAAACTCATCGGCGGCACGAAAGGCAAGGGCAAAACATCCAAAGCCGCTGGCAAATATAAATATGACTATTAAAAGCTCTACTAAAGTCAACCCGCTTTCTTGAGCCATAAATAAGGCCCTCTCGCCTTTGGAGGGGGCCTTATTTACCTTTAAGGGCTTATGATGCATGAACGGCGTTCTTACCAAGCTCCAGGGCTTTTAAGTTATCATCCCTAAACTTCGCGGGGCTCAACGTGGAAACGGCTTCTTTAATCTCCTCAAAGGAAATGCCACCGATGTTTAAGCCGCCCATCGCACCAAGTATCAATACATTGAGAAAAAGGTAATTGCCACCCATATGTTCGTTAAGTATCTCGTATCCGTTCAACAAAAAGGCGTCGATTTTCCTCTTGGCCAGATATGTCTTTAAGCTCTCGTTTTGAAAGGCCTCGCGCCTGTGCACGTTAATGACGCAATGTCCTCCATCCTTCAGAAAATGCAGGTTTCTTATGGCCTCGTTTTGGTCGAAGGCCAGCAATACATCGGCATCTCCGGCGCTTATTAAGGGACACTTGTAAGGCCCCACCTTGAAGTGGCTTATCACGGAACCGCCCCTTTGGGCCATGCCGTGAACCTCGCTGCCTATCACGTTTTCTCCCCTCTTCAGCGCTATTTGCCCCAGCACGCGGCTGGCAAAAAGAATTCCCTGCCCTCCAAGACCGACGATGATGTATTGCATTATCTTCCCTCCTCCGATATGACCTCAATAGCACCGTGAGGACATACATTCAGGCATACGCCGCACTTCACGCAAAAGCGACTGTCTATGAACGCCTTCTTCGCGCTCTC is a window from the Acetomicrobium flavidum genome containing:
- a CDS encoding YlqF/YawG family GTPase; the encoded protein is MPRTVWYPGHMEKGKKRLKELASQVDVFVEVRDARAPRSSSSPLIHDLAKLKPVCVVLSKKDLAEDDKTKLWIEELSSCGMPAFAANLRSGIPGGLRGKLFGLSGHKPKWRELRVAIVGIPNVGKSMLLNALLGKRASKVGGIPGITKGVSWYRANGLLLLDSPGILDPKADRQTNMILAWLGCLRVDVIGDYETLSMQLFEFLRSLGLMPRLLERLSIAADEEVKAEECLAALARRIGALLPGGKADFERAGRFLLESFATGKLGPFTLELPQG
- the lepB gene encoding signal peptidase I — protein: MKPWWKELVETLIWALVLALVLRTFVVQAFWIPSGSMIPTLMPGDRVLVAKFWYHFTEPKRGQVVVFKYPMDPTRDFVKRLIALPGETIEIKNGVVYINDSPLEEPYVKNRDFLSMEKVTVPRGQYFMMGDNRPNSQDSRFWGFVPKNYLRGPAFFRYWPLSRIGVLK
- a CDS encoding type II secretion system protein, which encodes MAQESGLTLVELLIVIFIFASGFGCFALAFRAADEFFAIIELKKAHAWLQGTFIEACQTGRPFMLKYTTRSASTSKLYVQWLDTLEEDVFDSCGGCYFRGMSASESFSVYSPQWHTLSPGVTIKVTNGSKGSAKSLGYIIISPYCYITVRKHPPDK
- a CDS encoding 2-oxoacid:acceptor oxidoreductase family protein encodes the protein MQYIIVGLGGQGILFASRVLGQIALKRGENVIGSEVHGMAQRGGSVISHFKVGPYKCPLISAGDADVLLAFDQNEAIRNLHFLKDGGHCVINVHRREAFQNESLKTYLAKRKIDAFLLNGYEILNEHMGGNYLFLNVLILGAMGGLNIGGISFEEIKEAVSTLSPAKFRDDNLKALELGKNAVHAS